From Glycine soja cultivar W05 chromosome 4, ASM419377v2, whole genome shotgun sequence, the proteins below share one genomic window:
- the LOC114408433 gene encoding endoglucanase 24-like, translating to MAPPNFRAYSIILILLFVNSGSAHNYQEALSKAILFFEGQRSGFLPQDQRQNWRANSGLGDGWTYNVDLTGGYYDAGDNIKFGFPMAFTTTMLSWSVIEFGDMMPPNEHRNALVAIRWATDYLLKTVSQPNRIFVQVGDPISDHNCWERPEDMDTSRTVYAVDAPNPASDVAGETAAALAAASMAFRSSDPAYSDTLLRNAAKAFQFADTYRGAYSDNADVRSGVCPYYCDFDGYQDELLWGAAWLRRATQDENFLNYIQSNGKTLGAEDNINEFGWDNKHAGLNVLVSKEVLDGNVMSLESYKTSAESFLCTLIPETSSSHIEYTPGGLIYRPGGSNLQHATSIAFLELVYANYLSRTSQTINCGNIYVNAQTLRQHAKKQVDYILGDNPMRMSYMVGYSNKYPQHIHHRGSSLPSIKDHPQFIACKEGSIYFNSSNPNPNVLVGAIVGGPGEDDVYEDDRADFRKSEPTTYINAPFVGILAYFVANPNP from the exons ATGGCACCTCCCAATTTCAGAGCCTATTCTattattcttattcttcttttcGTCAATTCAGGAAGCGCCCACAATTACCAGGAGGCATTGTCCAAGGCAATCCTATTCTTCGAGGGCCAACGTTCGGGTTTCTTGCCGCAAGACCAGAGACAGAACTGGCGCGCCAATTCGGGCCTCGGCGACGGCTGGACCTACAACGTCGACCTCACCGGCGGCTACTACGACGCCGGCGACAACATCAAATTCGGGTTTCCGATGGCATTCACCACCACAATGCTGTCCTGGAGCGTCATCGAATTCGGAGACATGATGCCTCCCAACGAGCACCGGAACGCCTTGGTCGCAATCCGTTGGGCAACCGATTATTTGCTCAAAACTGTTTCTCAGCCAAACCGCATTTTCGttcag gTGGGTGATCCAATCTCGGACCACAATTGTTGGGAAAGGCCTGAGGACATGGACACAAGCAGGACAGTGTATGCTGTTGATGCACCAAACCCAGCTTCAGATGTAGCTGGTGAAACTGCTGCGGCACTAGCTGCTGCATCAATGGCTTTTCGTTCATCGGATCCTGCTTATTCAGACACTTTGCTTCGAAATGCTGCTAAGGCCTTTCAATTTGCAGATACCTATAGGGGTGCCTACAGTGACAATGCTGATGTTAGGAGTGGTGTTTGCCCATATTATTGTGACTTCGATGGTTATCAG GACGAATTGTTATGGGGAGCCGCATGGCTAAGGAGGGCCACTCAGGATGAAAATTTCCTCAACTACATTCAAAGCAATGGTAAAACCCTTGGTGCTGAAGACAATATAAATGAGTTTGGTTGGGACAACAAACATGCTGGCCTTAATGTTCTTGTCTCCAAG GAAGTTCTAGATGGAAACGTAATGTCTCTTGAATCCTACAAGACTTCAGCAGAGAGCTTTCTGTGCACACTCATACCCGAAACATCAAGTTCACATATAGAGTACACTCCCGGTGGACTCATATACAGGCCTGGGGGCAGCAACTTGCAACATGCAACTTCAATTGCTTTCCTTGAATTGGTTTACGCCAATTACCTATCTCGCACTTCGCAAACCATAAATTGTGGGAACATCTATGTTAACGCACAAACACTTCGCCAGCATGCTAAGAAGCAAGTTGATTACATTTTGGGAGATAACCCAATGCGTATGTCCTACATGGTTGGCTACAGCAACAAGTATCCGCAACATATTCACCATCGTGGCTCCTCTTTACCCTCTATTAAGGACCATCCTCAGTTCATTGCCTGCAAAGAAGGCTCAATCTACTTCAACTCAAGCAATCCTAATCCTAATGTTCTCGTGGGAGCCATTGTGGGAGGACCCGGAGAAGATGATGTGTATGAGGATGATAGGGCTGATTTTAGGAAGTCCGAACCAACCACATACATTAATGCACCATTTGTTGGGATTTTAGCATACTTTGTTGCCAATCCCAACCCTTGA